The Streptomyces armeniacus genomic interval TCAGCGCCCCCGCCGAGACTCTTCCGCACCCCGCCCCGGTCACCAGCCTGAGCGCCTGCTGTCGCGCGCCGAGCGGGACGAGCTGGCCGCGCGCCTCAGCCGCGCCGCCGAGATGTTCGCAGACGATCCGCGCCAGGGGGTCGAGGCGGCGGACAGCGCGCTGGCCGATGCCGTCACGCAGCTGACCGCCGCGCTCGCCGCGCGGCAGCAGGGCCTGCGCGCCCGCTGGCAGGGCGGGTCCGCCGACGCGCCGGGGGAGTCGGAGTCGGACTCGGAGTCGGACTCGGAGTCGGGCTCGGAGCCGAAGCCTGAGCCGGAGTCGGCCGGGGCGGGCACGAGCGGCGAGGAACTCCGGCTCGCCCTGCGGGAGTACGAGCAGCTCACCGAGCGGCTGCTGCGTATCTGAGTCCCCGCCGGCCTGGCCCGGGTGGCCGTTCGGCGCGGGTCAGTCCGGGGATTCGTCGGACCTGGGGGCCATACCGTTCTCAGCAACTCCTCCGCGGCGCCGAGCCGTTCACGGAGCTCACGCACCTCGTGTTCCCGCTCGCGACGGCCGGTCTCCGCGCCGTGCCGCCGGCTTCCTCGTCCCGCGCCCAGGTGAAGTACAGCTCCGCCCTGCGGGCGTGGAGCCCGCTCAACTGCTCCAGCAGCGCCAGCCGTTCGTCCCGTACCTCGCGCAGCTCGTCCTGCAACCGCTCGATGCGCCGGCTGTGCTCGCGCCGTTCCGCTTCCAGGTCGGCGACGCGCTGGCTCAACTCCTCGTTGCGCCCGCGCTCCCGCCCCAGCTGCTCGTGCAGGTGCGTCAGCCGGTCGGCGAGATCGGCCCGCGCCTCCAGCGTGAGCAGCAGTTCCTTATGTGTCTCGCCCTCGCGGTGACTCCTCCCCGCGGTCGTATGGCTGATGGCCTTGCCGGTACGCTGCGCGACGACCCGGAAGCTCGGCTCGCCGCTCTGCCGGTGCAGCAGCCGGAGCCGGTACCGGGGCCGCTCCAGTGCGGCCCCCGACGGGGGCGGGGGTGTCGCCGCCATGACGCTCACGCTCCTCGTCCGGCTGTCCCTGGCCCTCACCGCAACGGTCTGCCTGCTCGTCTGCGTGCTCAGCGCCGTCTACGTCTGGTCCGGCAACACCGCCCGCCGCACACGCGCTTGGCGCGTGCTGAGGCCCTCCTCCAGGCGGTCGGCCGCGGCGAGTGAACTGAGTCATCAGTCTCGATTGTTTGTCAGGTCTCAGTAACAACGTCCGACAATGCTTGAGAGTACGACTGGTTCTCTGGTCCGATGGGCCCAGATCGAGCAAGTGGCCTACGTATAGGCGGGTTTGGGCATCGACCGCACTGCGCCCCCTGCCTGACGAGGTGCCTGACCGGCGCGGAAGCGAACCGCGCACTTGCTCAACCACCAAGGGGAGAAATATGCGCAAGAAGCTGACGAAAACGCTCGTTGCCGTTGCCGGCGTCGCCGCCCTCACCGGTATCTCCGGCCTCACCGCAGGAACGGCACAGGCGGCGGAGGCGACGAAGGCCACGAGGGTTCTGGCCCCGAACATGGACACCTGCATCAAGTGGGGCTACTCGCTGGAAAAGACCGATCCCTCGCTCAAGGCTTGGCACTGCTACCACAACGCGAAGCGCCAGACCATCCTCGAGATCGTCCGCTGAGGCCCCGGGGCCCCGTCGCCCCTCCCCAGGTGACCCGCCCACCGGGGGAGACCCCGCACCGCCCTTCTCGGCGGCGCGCGGCAAGACCACGACGGCCCAGGCCCCGTACGGCACTTCACCAGGCTCCCCCGAGCGTCCGAAGCTCGGGGGAGCTTCGGCGTACGCCCCGGAGAGCTGAGGCCAACGCGCCTCGCGCAGCCGCGTGTTGCTGCCGGAAAGCGCGCTTCTCCGCTTCCCCTGCTTCTCCCGCTTCTCCTGCTTCTCCTGCTTCTCCTGCTTCCCGGGCTCCGGCTCCGGAGGCGAGGGCCGGGACCCCTCCCGGCTTGCAGTGGCTACCCTCCGCCCATGAATCCCCCACGCAGGTGGATCCTCGCCATGGCTGCCGCACTGACGATGGTGGGCTGTTCCAACTCGCCGGACTCCGAACCACCGTCCTCCGCCCCGGCCTCGTCCGGTTCCCCGACCGCGGAGCCGAGTCCGACCGAGACCTCCGCCTTCTGCCTTGACCTGGAGACCTACCAGGTCGGCGTCGTCGCCTTCCGCGCCGACGTGGGCCGGGCCGCCGGGGGCGAGCCGCTGGACATCAAAGCCCTGCGGCAGAGGGCGGCCATGATCTCCCTCATGGGCAAGAACATGAAGGCCAGCGCGCCGTCAGACATCGCCGGGGAATTCCGCGCGGTCCGCAAGGCGATCGCCACCTCGTCGGGCAAGCTGAAGGCGGGCACGCAAGTCCGCGACGTCGTAAGCCCGCTGTACGGCAAGGGCATCAATCCCGCCTTCGACGCGCTGAACGACTACGAGTGCGGCTCCGCTGCCGAGTGACCCCAATTCCCGGTGCACCGCGCCGGACAGACCGCCAAGTGAATCGAATGAGGCGGAAGAACGATTTGTCAGCCCTCAATGGTCGCTGGATTTCCGCACCGCCTGTATAACGTGAACTGGCAGACTACAGTTCCCGCATGACGCCTGAGATGCTGGACAGACTGGACCGGTACCGTGCGGAGATGACGAGGCGGAAAATCCCCTCCGGCATCGTGGAACAGTGGACAGGTGCCGCCCTCCCCCGTGCGACCCTGACACTGGACGGAGACGGGCCCGTCGTGGGCCGCCATGGCGGCCCCCTGCTGCTTCCCCCCGACGCCCCGGACCCCGAGTTCCCGTTCGTCGCCTCCCTCAACTGCGCAGACCTGCCACAGCAGTTGACGGGGCTCGCACTGCCACCCGACGGCCGTCTGCTGCTGTTCGCATTTCCCGACCTGGACGGTGGCGGCCAAGTGATGTACGTCCCCGAGGACGCGGCCGTCGAGGAACGGGTAATTGCCTTCGAGTACTACGACGAGGATCCGGATTGCCTGGAGATATCCGAGCAGTACCCACAGGGCGAACTCCGCATGACCGCCGACATTTCCCTGCCGTTCCACACCTCGAAGGCGAAGGCCACTGACCATGGTTGGCGGGGTGAGAACCTCCCCTGGGCCCCCTACGCAAGCATCCACTCGGATTTGCGGAACCTGGACGGCCATGAATTCCCCCGCGGCGGGTGGGTGCAGGTGGGTGGATACGCCCTGGAGGAATCCATGGACGTGAACCCCGTGGAGTCGGCCGCGATTTCCTCGGACGAGACCTGGGACCTCGAGGACTGGGTGCTGCTGGCGGACTGGCATCCCGGCATCGCGGGCCGGGAGGGCTTTTCACTTCACTGGGCGATCCGCAGGCAGGAACTGGCCGCCCGGCGCTTCGAGCGAGTATCCGAGTCGATGCACTGGAACCCCTGAGCCGAACGCGCGCTGCCGCCATGCCCTCAGCGGCCCCGGCCACGCCCCACGTCTCGAGCCGCTGCCTGCGAGCGCCACGCAGCCCTCTACGACGACCTGGTAGGCCGCGCTGGACGCGCGGGCTCGGCATGCGCCCGACGTCGCCGGTACGGGTGCTCAACCGGCTTCTGAGAGCACGCGCGGCTGCGACCTCGTAGCCGCCCCGGGCAGTGGCTTCTCAAGATCCACTCCCGACTGACTCCCCAGTTGCCCAGCAACACGAGTCAGGGCCGGTCCCCGTGAGGGAGACCGGCCCTGAACTCTGTTTCATCTGTCGGGGTGGCGGGATTTGAACCCACGACCTCTTCGTCCCGAACGAAGCGCGCTGCCAAGCTGCGCCACACCCCGATGCAACGAGGACCACCTTAGCCCAGGCCGGGCCGGACGCGAAATCCGGTTTTCCGTCGCCCCGCCTGCCTGGGGTCGGGGTGGCGGTCCGGGGTCACTCCCGTTCTGTCAGGGTCAGCAGTGTCGCCTCCGGGGGGCAGGCGAAGCGGGCCGGGGTGTAGCGGTTGGTGCCGCAGCCCGCGGAGACGTGGAGGTAGGCGCGGTGGCCGCCCGCGCGGTGCGTGGAGAGGCCCTTCACGCGCTCCGTGTCCAGGTCGCAGTTGGTGACCAGCGCCCCGTAGAAGGGGATGCAGAGCTGCCCGCCGTGGGTGTGCCCGGCGAGGATCAGGGGGTAGCGGTCGGCCGTGAAGGCGTCGAGGACGCGCAGGTACGGGGCGTGTACGACTGCCAGGGACACGTCCGCGTCCGGCTCGGGGCCGCCCGCGACCTCGCCGTAGCGGTCGCGCTTGATGTGCGGGTCGTCGAGCCCCGTGAACGCGACCTCCTGGCCGCCGGGCAGCTTGAGCCGCCCGCGTGCATTGGACAGGCCGATCCAGCCGGCGGTGTCGAACGCGTCGCGGAGGCCCTCCCACGGGTTGTGTACGGCGCCCACGACCGGCGGGTTGCCGTTCAGGCCGTACCGGCCGCTGGCCTTCTCGAAGAGGTAGCGGGCGGGGTTGCGGAGCTTGGGGCCGTAGTAGTCGTTCGAGCCGAAGACGTACGCCCCCGGGTACTCCATCAGCGGCCCCAGCGCGTCCAGTGCCTCCGGGACGGCCTCGGGGTCGGAGAGGTTGTCGCCCGTGTTGACGACGAAGTCCGGGCGCAGCCCGGCCAGCGCCTGCAGCCAGCGCTGCTTCTTCCGCTGCCCGCGGACCATGTGCACGTCGGAGACCTGGAGCACCCGCAGCGGGTGCATGCCCGGCGGCAGTACGGGGACGGACACGCGCCGCAACCGGAAGGAACGGGCCTCTATCCCGGTCGCGTAACCGACGCAGGCCGCTCCGAGTGCCGTAATGCCGAGGGGAATTCCGTATCGCGCGCGCATGCTGTCCATGGTCGCAGACGCGGCGCGCCCCGCGCAGCGCACGGGCGCGGGCCGCGCGACGGGAGCACGCGGCGGGCCCGTGCGCCCCGAGCACGCGGCGGGGCGTGTACGCCGGGCGCACGGACGGTCACGAGGCGGTCACGCAGCGGGCCCGGACCGCCGCTCGCGGTCCGGGCCCTTTCACCCTCAGCCGTCCGGGCGACCCAGGGGCACCCCGAACTGGATCGGCTGAGTCAGTCGCGCTGTGCGTCCGCCGGCAGCTTGCGCAGCTTCATCTGCTGCGTCTCGGTGCCGTAGGCCCAGTCGAGCATGGCCTTGGCGTCGGTGTAACGCGCGTCGCCGCTCTCGCTGTTGAGTACGACGCCGATGATCGTCTTCCCGTCCCGCTCGACGGCGAAGACGAGGCACGGGCCCGCGGCCGTGCCGCTGCCGGTCTTGACGCCGATGGCGCCCTCGTACGAGCCGAGCAGCTGGTTGGTGTTGGTCCAGGTGTACGTGCGGCCGTTGGTGGCCTTCTCCTCCGCGGTGGTGGTCCGCACGGTCTCGGCGAAGGTCTCGTTCTGCAT includes:
- a CDS encoding DUF1963 domain-containing protein encodes the protein MTPEMLDRLDRYRAEMTRRKIPSGIVEQWTGAALPRATLTLDGDGPVVGRHGGPLLLPPDAPDPEFPFVASLNCADLPQQLTGLALPPDGRLLLFAFPDLDGGGQVMYVPEDAAVEERVIAFEYYDEDPDCLEISEQYPQGELRMTADISLPFHTSKAKATDHGWRGENLPWAPYASIHSDLRNLDGHEFPRGGWVQVGGYALEESMDVNPVESAAISSDETWDLEDWVLLADWHPGIAGREGFSLHWAIRRQELAARRFERVSESMHWNP
- a CDS encoding metallophosphoesterase, which codes for MRARYGIPLGITALGAACVGYATGIEARSFRLRRVSVPVLPPGMHPLRVLQVSDVHMVRGQRKKQRWLQALAGLRPDFVVNTGDNLSDPEAVPEALDALGPLMEYPGAYVFGSNDYYGPKLRNPARYLFEKASGRYGLNGNPPVVGAVHNPWEGLRDAFDTAGWIGLSNARGRLKLPGGQEVAFTGLDDPHIKRDRYGEVAGGPEPDADVSLAVVHAPYLRVLDAFTADRYPLILAGHTHGGQLCIPFYGALVTNCDLDTERVKGLSTHRAGGHRAYLHVSAGCGTNRYTPARFACPPEATLLTLTERE